A region from the Paraurantiacibacter namhicola genome encodes:
- a CDS encoding DnaJ C-terminal domain-containing protein, with protein sequence MADPYATLGVSRSASEKDIKSAYRKLAKELHPDRNKDNPKAAEKFSTVTNAYDLLSDKDKRAQFDRGEIDADGNPAHPFGMGGGFGGGRGGNPFGGGGARGGQGGFSARDFEGFQQGAEGVDLGDLFEGLFGGGGARGGARSGMGGGGFQQRRAPPSKGADVQYRLRVPFVDAAARKDQRITLADGKTIDLKLPAGVEDGTQMRLKGKGQPGAGGNGDAIVTVAIERHNFFKREGDDVRMDLPITLDEAVNGAKVRVPTVDGAVMMTLKPGSNGGSVLRLGGKGFSKKSGGRGDQLVTLEIQLPEDLSALKDRLGDWSDGRNVRADMGG encoded by the coding sequence GAGCCGTTCCGCAAGCGAGAAGGACATCAAGTCCGCTTATCGCAAGCTCGCCAAGGAACTGCATCCGGACCGCAACAAGGACAATCCGAAGGCGGCGGAGAAGTTCAGCACTGTCACCAATGCCTATGACCTGCTGTCCGACAAGGACAAGCGCGCGCAGTTCGACCGGGGCGAGATCGACGCGGATGGCAACCCCGCGCATCCCTTCGGAATGGGTGGCGGCTTTGGCGGCGGCCGAGGCGGCAATCCGTTCGGCGGCGGCGGGGCGCGCGGCGGCCAGGGCGGCTTCTCGGCGCGTGATTTCGAAGGTTTCCAGCAAGGCGCGGAAGGCGTGGACCTGGGCGATCTGTTCGAGGGGCTATTCGGCGGCGGCGGCGCGCGGGGCGGCGCACGCTCCGGCATGGGCGGCGGCGGCTTCCAGCAGCGGCGCGCCCCGCCATCGAAGGGTGCGGACGTGCAATACCGGCTGCGCGTGCCCTTCGTGGATGCGGCCGCGCGCAAGGACCAGCGCATCACGCTGGCCGATGGCAAGACGATCGACCTGAAACTGCCCGCCGGGGTGGAGGATGGCACGCAGATGCGACTGAAGGGCAAGGGCCAGCCCGGCGCAGGCGGCAATGGCGATGCCATCGTCACCGTCGCAATCGAACGGCACAATTTCTTCAAGCGCGAAGGCGACGATGTGCGCATGGACCTGCCCATCACGCTGGACGAGGCGGTGAACGGGGCGAAGGTGCGCGTGCCCACGGTAGACGGCGCCGTGATGATGACGCTGAAGCCCGGCAGCAATGGCGGCAGCGTGCTGCGCCTTGGCGGCAAGGGCTTTTCGAAGAAGAGCGGCGGCCGCGGGGACCAGCTGGTGACGCTGGAAATCCAGCTGCCCGAAGACCTGTCCGCGCTGAAGGATCGGCTGGGCGACTGGTCGGACGGGCGCAACGTCCGCGCCGACATGGGCGGCTAA
- a CDS encoding YihY/virulence factor BrkB family protein, translated as MALADQQDEDEIPAPGEPVEDLSPEARARAARHKRGQKLREKYGPGTRAFEVTKRVAVGTFNDGFIHAGNLAYMAVLAIFPFFITAAAIFSVIGEESERAATINAVLTALPPVVGEVIGPVARSVVEARNGWLLWVAGLFGLWTVGSLVETIRDMLRRAYGTKATKAFWKYRIFSTGIILAAVALMMLSLIAQVVIGAAQQIIAAYFPQLNDILGELALSRIVPALGLFGSLYLLFYTLTPAKYRVRRYPKWPGALLVTGWWVLVTVALPPLLRSVFRMSATYGSLAGVMVALFFFWLVGLGMVMGAELNAALAETPEEEEDRVGQEDNRERKRRAAAASAQTEEAGT; from the coding sequence ATGGCCCTGGCTGACCAGCAAGACGAGGACGAGATCCCCGCCCCCGGAGAGCCGGTGGAAGACCTCTCGCCCGAGGCGCGCGCCCGTGCGGCGCGGCACAAGCGCGGGCAAAAGCTGCGCGAGAAATACGGCCCCGGCACGCGCGCCTTCGAAGTGACCAAGCGCGTGGCGGTCGGCACTTTCAACGACGGTTTCATCCATGCCGGCAACCTCGCCTACATGGCCGTGCTGGCAATCTTTCCCTTCTTCATCACCGCCGCTGCAATCTTCTCCGTCATCGGGGAGGAAAGCGAGCGCGCGGCCACGATTAATGCCGTCCTGACCGCCCTGCCCCCCGTGGTGGGCGAGGTGATCGGCCCGGTTGCGCGGTCCGTGGTGGAGGCGCGCAATGGCTGGCTGCTGTGGGTAGCGGGCCTGTTCGGCCTGTGGACCGTGGGCAGCCTGGTGGAAACGATCCGCGACATGCTGCGCCGCGCCTATGGGACGAAGGCGACCAAGGCCTTCTGGAAATACCGCATCTTCTCCACCGGCATCATCCTGGCGGCCGTGGCGCTGATGATGCTCAGCCTGATCGCGCAGGTGGTGATCGGCGCCGCGCAGCAGATCATCGCTGCCTATTTCCCGCAATTGAACGACATACTGGGAGAGCTTGCCCTGTCGCGCATCGTGCCCGCACTCGGCCTGTTCGGATCTCTATACCTGCTGTTCTACACGCTGACGCCGGCCAAATACCGCGTGCGCCGCTATCCCAAGTGGCCGGGCGCGCTGCTGGTGACGGGGTGGTGGGTGCTGGTGACCGTGGCCCTGCCGCCGCTGCTGCGCAGCGTGTTCCGCATGTCGGCCACCTATGGCTCGCTGGCCGGGGTAATGGTGGCGCTGTTCTTCTTCTGGCTAGTCGGCCTCGGCATGGTTATGGGAGCGGAACTGAACGCTGCCCTGGCCGAAACTCCCGAAGAGGAGGAAGACCGGGTAGGGCAGGAAGACAACAGGGAGCGTAAGCGCCGCGCCGCGGCCGCGAGCGCGCAGACGGAGGAGGCCGGGACATGA
- the fabI gene encoding enoyl-ACP reductase FabI: MSGLMQGKRGLIMGLANDKSLAWGIAKQLSEHGAELAFSYQGEALKKRVAPLAEQLGSDFLLECDVSDMDALDAAFDALKSRWDTIDFIVHAIGFSDKNELRGKYVDTSLDNFLMTMNISAYSLVAVAKRAAEMMPDGGSIVTLTYYGAEKVIPHYNVMGVAKAALETSVQYLANDLGPQNIRVNAISAGPIKTLAASGIGDFRYILKWNELNSPLRRNVTIDDVGGSGLYFLSDLSSGVTGETHHVDAGYHVVGMKQEDAPDIALG, from the coding sequence ATGAGCGGTCTGATGCAGGGTAAACGCGGGCTCATCATGGGCCTGGCAAATGACAAGTCGCTGGCCTGGGGCATTGCCAAACAGCTGTCCGAACACGGGGCGGAGCTCGCCTTCTCCTACCAGGGCGAGGCGCTGAAGAAGCGCGTTGCGCCGCTGGCCGAGCAGCTGGGATCGGACTTCCTGCTGGAATGCGATGTGTCGGACATGGACGCGCTCGACGCGGCCTTCGATGCACTGAAATCGCGCTGGGACACCATCGACTTCATCGTCCACGCCATCGGCTTTTCCGACAAGAACGAGCTGCGCGGCAAATATGTCGACACCAGCCTCGACAACTTCCTGATGACGATGAACATCTCGGCCTATTCGCTGGTCGCCGTGGCCAAGCGCGCGGCGGAGATGATGCCGGACGGCGGCAGCATCGTGACGCTGACCTATTACGGCGCGGAAAAGGTCATCCCGCATTACAATGTGATGGGCGTGGCCAAGGCGGCGCTGGAAACAAGCGTGCAATATCTCGCCAATGACCTTGGCCCGCAGAACATCCGCGTGAATGCCATCAGCGCAGGGCCGATCAAGACGCTGGCCGCCAGCGGGATCGGCGATTTCCGCTACATCCTGAAGTGGAACGAGCTGAACTCGCCGCTGCGCCGCAATGTCACCATCGACGATGTCGGCGGATCGGGCCTGTACTTCCTCTCGGACCTGTCCAGCGGCGTGACGGGCGAGACCCACCATGTCGATGCCGGCTATCACGTGGTCGGTATGAAGCAGGAAGACGCGCCCGATATCGCGCTCGGCTGA
- a CDS encoding UDP-glucuronic acid decarboxylase family protein — MTRGGTYFDRKRVLVTGGAGFIGSHAIDRLLADGHEVLCADNLFTGSKQNIAHHLDNPRFEFLRHDVTFPLYVEVDAIWNLACPASPVHYQHDPVQTTKTSVHGAINMLGLAKRLDCPILQASTSEVYGDPTVHPQTEDYWGNVNPIGPRSCYDEGKRCAETLFFDYHRQMGLPVKVARIFNTYGARMHPNDGRVVSNFIVRALRGEPLEVNGDGSQTRSFCHVDDLVEGLVRLMDTGPEFTGPVNLGNPREFTIGELAREVIALTGTKSEIVHTDLPQDDPVRRRPSIDLAKRELDWEPKIALHDGLRRTIDWFRSLLEDAK; from the coding sequence ATGACGAGAGGCGGGACCTATTTCGACCGGAAGCGCGTCCTCGTCACCGGCGGGGCCGGCTTCATCGGCAGCCATGCGATCGACCGCCTGCTGGCCGACGGGCACGAGGTGCTGTGCGCCGACAATCTGTTCACCGGCAGCAAGCAGAACATTGCGCATCACCTGGACAATCCGCGCTTCGAATTCCTGCGCCACGACGTTACCTTCCCGCTGTATGTGGAGGTTGACGCCATCTGGAACCTCGCCTGCCCGGCCAGCCCCGTGCATTACCAGCACGACCCGGTGCAGACGACCAAGACCAGCGTGCACGGCGCGATCAACATGCTGGGACTGGCCAAGCGGCTGGACTGCCCCATCCTGCAGGCGAGCACGAGCGAGGTTTACGGCGATCCCACCGTGCACCCGCAGACGGAGGATTACTGGGGCAATGTGAACCCCATCGGCCCGCGCAGCTGCTATGATGAAGGCAAGCGCTGCGCCGAGACGCTGTTCTTCGATTACCACCGCCAGATGGGCCTGCCGGTCAAGGTCGCGCGCATCTTCAACACCTATGGTGCGCGGATGCATCCCAATGATGGGCGCGTGGTGAGCAATTTCATCGTGCGCGCGCTGCGCGGCGAGCCGCTGGAAGTGAACGGCGATGGCAGCCAGACGCGCAGCTTCTGCCATGTGGACGACTTGGTCGAAGGGCTGGTGCGGCTGATGGATACAGGCCCCGAATTCACCGGGCCGGTCAATCTGGGCAATCCGCGCGAATTCACCATTGGCGAGCTGGCGCGCGAAGTGATCGCGCTGACCGGCACCAAGAGCGAGATCGTGCACACCGACCTGCCGCAGGACGATCCCGTGCGGCGCCGCCCCAGCATCGATCTGGCAAAGCGCGAGCTGGACTGGGAGCCGAAGATCGCGCTGCATGATGGCTTGCGCCGCACGATCGACTGGTTCCGAAGCCTGCTGGAGGATGCGAAGTGA
- a CDS encoding GDP-mannose 4,6-dehydratase: MRVLVTGAAGFIGAALSDRLLARGDDVLGIDNLNDYYQVSLKEDRLARVHANAADTGGSFACKRVDFSDMAALKAALEGEQFDRIVHLGAQAGVRYSLENPHAYVASNLAGHLNMLEIARHRQAAHMVYASSSSVYGGNAKLPFSVDDRADHPVSLYAATKKADELMSETYAHLYRIPLTGLRFFTVYGPWGRPDMMLWRFTQRILAGESIPVYNHGDMYRDFTFIDDIVSGVVACLDSPPADDGQAKAGGSTKPHALYNIGNHQSEKLMDVIAVLEEACGRKAQLEMLPMQPGDVHKTFADIDAIRADRGYEPTTTVSQGVPAFVDWYRDYTGE, translated from the coding sequence GTGAGGGTACTGGTCACCGGCGCGGCGGGCTTCATCGGTGCGGCGCTCAGCGACCGCTTGCTGGCGCGCGGGGACGACGTGCTCGGCATCGACAACCTCAACGATTATTACCAGGTCAGCCTGAAGGAAGACCGGCTGGCGCGCGTACATGCCAATGCTGCGGATACGGGCGGCAGCTTCGCGTGCAAGCGGGTCGATTTCTCCGACATGGCCGCGCTGAAGGCGGCTCTGGAGGGCGAGCAGTTCGACCGGATCGTGCATTTGGGCGCGCAGGCGGGCGTGCGATATTCGCTGGAGAACCCGCACGCTTATGTCGCCAGCAATCTGGCAGGGCACCTGAACATGCTGGAGATCGCGCGGCACCGGCAGGCGGCGCATATGGTCTATGCCAGTTCCAGCAGCGTCTATGGCGGCAATGCCAAGCTGCCGTTTTCGGTGGACGACCGCGCGGACCACCCCGTCAGTCTGTATGCCGCCACCAAGAAGGCGGACGAGCTGATGAGCGAGACTTACGCCCATCTCTACCGCATCCCGCTGACGGGCCTCAGGTTCTTCACCGTTTACGGACCGTGGGGCCGCCCGGACATGATGCTGTGGCGCTTCACCCAGCGGATCCTGGCTGGCGAAAGCATCCCGGTTTACAATCACGGCGACATGTACCGCGATTTCACCTTCATCGACGATATCGTGAGCGGCGTGGTCGCCTGCCTCGACAGCCCGCCCGCCGATGACGGGCAGGCAAAGGCCGGCGGCAGCACGAAGCCGCATGCGCTCTACAATATCGGCAATCACCAGAGCGAGAAGCTGATGGACGTGATCGCGGTGCTGGAAGAAGCCTGCGGCCGCAAGGCGCAGCTCGAGATGCTGCCGATGCAGCCGGGCGACGTGCACAAGACCTTTGCCGATATCGACGCGATCCGCGCGGACCGCGGCTATGAACCGACGACCACGGTCAGTCAGGGCGTGCCCGCTTTCGTGGATTGGTACCGGGATTACACCGGCGAATAG
- a CDS encoding demethoxyubiquinone hydroxylase family protein, producing MTDQATAKPDRSAMIRVDQAGELGATRIYEGQLAVLGENGPHAAEIRAMAQQEEGHRARFDALLAKRGVRPTLLQPFWSAAGYALGAGTALMGPKAAMACTAAVETEIDRHYSAQLDELQRDQDDPELAAMIEEFREDEREHRDHAIAAGAEEAPGYPILSAAIRFGCRAAIRLAERI from the coding sequence ATGACCGACCAAGCGACTGCCAAGCCCGACCGCTCTGCCATGATCCGCGTGGACCAGGCGGGCGAACTCGGCGCCACGCGCATCTACGAAGGCCAGCTGGCCGTGCTGGGCGAGAACGGCCCGCATGCGGCCGAAATCCGTGCCATGGCGCAGCAGGAAGAAGGCCACCGCGCCCGCTTCGACGCACTGCTGGCAAAACGCGGCGTGCGGCCGACCCTGCTGCAGCCTTTCTGGTCCGCCGCTGGATACGCGCTGGGCGCGGGTACGGCGCTGATGGGGCCGAAAGCCGCCATGGCGTGCACCGCTGCGGTGGAGACCGAGATCGACCGGCATTATTCCGCGCAGCTCGATGAATTGCAGCGCGATCAGGACGATCCCGAACTCGCCGCCATGATCGAGGAATTCCGCGAGGACGAGCGCGAGCACCGCGACCACGCGATTGCCGCAGGCGCGGAAGAGGCGCCCGGCTATCCCATCCTGTCCGCCGCCATCCGCTTCGGCTGCCGCGCCGCGATCCGGCTGGCGGAGCGTATCTGA
- a CDS encoding disulfide bond formation protein B produces MPITRAERLARQIAIGLPAVLLGGAYISQYGFGLFPCELCWWQRYPHFAAVALALLAYLLPRPRLWTSLAAGAILTSAGIAGFHAGVEWGWWEGLDTCSGAASGGGGNALDNILGQSMISCDKAAWRLMGISLAGWNFLFSAAGGIAIFALLLRKPR; encoded by the coding sequence ATGCCGATAACGCGCGCAGAGCGGCTCGCACGGCAAATCGCCATCGGCCTGCCCGCCGTGCTGCTGGGCGGGGCCTATATCTCGCAATATGGCTTCGGCCTGTTCCCGTGCGAGCTGTGCTGGTGGCAGCGCTATCCCCATTTCGCGGCCGTGGCGCTCGCCTTGCTGGCTTATTTGCTGCCGCGCCCGCGGCTGTGGACTTCGCTTGCGGCCGGCGCGATCCTGACCAGCGCGGGCATCGCCGGTTTCCATGCGGGCGTGGAATGGGGCTGGTGGGAAGGGCTGGATACCTGTTCCGGCGCGGCCAGCGGGGGCGGGGGCAACGCCCTCGACAATATCCTCGGCCAGTCGATGATTTCCTGCGACAAGGCAGCGTGGCGGCTGATGGGCATTTCGCTCGCAGGCTGGAATTTCCTCTTTTCTGCGGCGGGCGGGATAGCCATCTTTGCCTTGCTGCTAAGGAAACCGAGATGA
- a CDS encoding S41 family peptidase translates to MTFAPKKFAPKNLARAARAGALLTAVALLPATTAGFAQVESRASGEFATLFAVVDRVKAVYVREVDDETLVNGAIKGMLAELDPHSAYIYGDGYERLTTMIDGNYQGLGIQVQGEDGAVKVVSPFKGSPADKAGLKAGDYITHIDGKLIVGLELDEAISQMRGPAGTAITLTVVRAGRDAPLEITVTRGVIELEPVTWELKDGNIGYISVNEFSRDVGRDVAQGLADLRKQAGGTLNGLVLDLRRNPGGSLDEAVALSDLFLDEGQIVSQRGRGRRDTIYYDSESVYPGDVADGVPIIVLIDAGSASASEIVAGALQDQKRALVMGERSFGKGSVQTLMPLTRNTALKLTTALYYTPSGRSVQEGGIEPDIRVPQLSDPDMAARAKFTFRESDLQRHIVNEQDLKDETLEIDNKADPRFTATPEELAEQGIEDFQLHYALQTLRRTSRTATARR, encoded by the coding sequence ATGACATTCGCACCCAAGAAATTCGCACCGAAAAACCTTGCGCGGGCCGCCCGCGCGGGCGCGCTGCTGACTGCCGTCGCCCTGCTGCCCGCCACCACGGCCGGTTTCGCGCAGGTCGAAAGCCGGGCCAGCGGCGAATTTGCCACGCTGTTCGCCGTCGTGGACCGGGTGAAGGCCGTCTATGTCCGCGAAGTGGATGACGAGACGCTGGTGAACGGCGCCATCAAGGGCATGCTGGCAGAACTCGATCCCCATTCCGCCTATATCTACGGCGACGGCTACGAGCGCCTGACCACCATGATAGACGGAAATTACCAGGGGTTGGGCATCCAGGTCCAGGGCGAGGACGGCGCGGTGAAGGTCGTCTCCCCCTTCAAGGGGTCCCCGGCAGACAAGGCCGGCCTGAAGGCGGGCGATTACATCACCCATATCGATGGCAAGCTGATCGTCGGGCTGGAGCTGGACGAGGCCATTAGCCAGATGCGCGGGCCTGCGGGCACGGCCATCACGCTGACGGTAGTGCGCGCCGGGCGCGATGCTCCGCTGGAAATCACCGTGACGCGCGGCGTGATCGAGCTGGAGCCGGTGACCTGGGAGCTGAAGGACGGCAATATCGGCTATATCTCGGTCAACGAGTTCAGCCGCGATGTCGGGCGCGATGTCGCCCAAGGCCTGGCCGACCTGCGCAAGCAGGCAGGCGGCACGCTGAACGGCCTGGTGCTGGACCTGCGGCGCAATCCGGGCGGCTCGCTGGACGAGGCCGTGGCCCTGTCCGACCTGTTCCTGGACGAAGGCCAGATCGTGTCCCAGCGTGGGCGCGGACGGCGTGACACCATCTATTACGACAGCGAGAGCGTGTATCCGGGCGACGTGGCCGACGGCGTGCCGATCATTGTGCTGATCGATGCCGGCTCCGCTTCCGCCAGCGAAATCGTGGCAGGCGCGCTGCAGGACCAGAAGCGCGCGCTGGTGATGGGCGAGCGCAGCTTCGGCAAGGGCAGCGTACAGACGCTGATGCCGCTGACACGCAACACCGCGCTGAAGCTGACCACGGCGCTGTATTACACGCCTTCGGGCCGCAGCGTGCAGGAAGGCGGGATCGAACCCGATATCCGCGTGCCGCAGCTGTCCGATCCGGACATGGCCGCACGCGCCAAATTCACCTTCCGCGAGAGCGACCTGCAACGCCACATCGTGAATGAGCAAGATTTGAAGGACGAAACGCTGGAGATCGACAACAAGGCCGATCCGCGCTTCACCGCCACGCCGGAAGAGCTGGCCGAGCAGGGCATCGAGGATTTCCAGCTGCATTACGCGCTGCAGACCCTGCGCCGCACGTCGCGCACCGCAACTGCGCGCCGCTGA